In Spiroplasma clarkii, the DNA window AATTACCAAACTTAAACCAGGTTTAATATCTTTTGATACTTGCCCACCATTACTACCCTTGTGTTTGTAAGAGATTTTGACATTTGTTCTTACGTCTGCTAAAAATACACTTTTACTGTCTTCACCTGAAGCTCCTAATTCTTCAATAATGTAGTTTACTTTAATAGAATTTTCATCAAATCCAATTTCTGAAACTATTGACTCATTATTTGTCAGAACATCAAATTTGTTTGAATCAGTTGAAATTTTATTGATTGAACTTGTCAATACTTCAGTTTCTAAAATTCCTTTTAACTTAGTTGTAATTTTTTCAAGTTCAGCTGCTCCAATTGGGGGTTGTTCTGTAGCTTCAGTATTAGACCTATTAACCCCATTTTTCTCTAATGAGTCCCTTGAAAATATGTCAGCTGAATTTGCTTCAGCTTTAAAATTAAATTTTTCAGAACGTGAAGTAAAGTGTTCAGTAACTACACGGGCAATTTCTGCATTAAATTCTGTTATTAGTTCATGTATACTTTCATCCTCACCCTCAACTATAGGTTTTTTAGGGCCACACGCAAGTACAGTAGAACTTGTACCTGCAACAAGACCCACTATACCTAAAATACTTAATATTTTTCTCATTCATTTCCCTCCCGACGGTGTTTGGGAAAAATAAAAAAAATTCCCAACACAATCACTCTTATTTTACACCTAAAATAGGGCTTTACACATAAAAGTTTTATATAGGCTCCCACTCCATTTTGACATTAATTAATTTTGTAATATAAACAAAAAAACTCACTTTTTAAAAGTGAGTTTCAAGGTTAAACCACCACATTAGATTGACTGAACATCTTGAAAGTGGTTTTTTCTTTTTGTAGTCAAACACCACACCATTTCTTCAGGTCACATTTTTAATAATGGTAAAACTGCTTTATATGCAGAATATGTTAAAGTTACATAAATTGGTAATGCAATTGGTAACTTAATTAATTTAACAATTAGATCTAACCAGGCTGCATTACCTACATATGACATCATTCAAATTTGATTAAACAAAAGACTTTGGAATGTGAAAGGAAGAGCATACAAAACTAGAATTTTTAAAAAAACTCGGTTTTTGCTATTTGAAAAGAATACTAAAGCACCAAAGAAACCTAAAATTACTTTATTTAGCATATACCCAGCATGAAAACCAAAGGCATTTGGGATAAAATTCCCCATTGCATCAATTGAAATTGCAGAGATTACCCCACATAATGGACCAAAAATCATTCCTAATAAGAAAATAATTCAATCTCCTAATGCTAAACGAATATTTCCAAAAATTGGAATTGAATAACTAATAAGATTGGTCAAAATTACACTGACCGCTGCAAATAAAGAGATTACTGTAATGTGTCTAATGGTAATCTTTTTAAAGGTAAAGTCCTCCATTGCTAAAGCTATTACAAAAACACAAACAATTAAAATTGCTGCGACAATATTGGTTATTAAATAAATCATTATTTCTTTCCTCCAAACCACTCATATACTAAGGGGACAAAATATAAACTCCCACAAATTAAAAGATTTTTTTTGAAATTTTCTTGTAAAAACTCTTCTCAGTTCTCAACCTTGTTAACTTCATTAACTAGGCTTAAATCCCAAGCTTTTGGATGAGTAAAGGTAGTTACAAAAAAATCTTTACAACTATTTTTTAGAAGTTTAACCATTTCACTTTGTTCTTTACCAGTACTAGAAGCAAATAAAATTGTAAAATCATGAATGTTTGGCAAGGAATTAATCAATTCTTGTGCTCCATTGAGATTGTGACAACCATCAATTATAAAAGCCGGATTAGATCTTAATTGAGTCATTCTCCCTAATGGTGGTTTTGTTTGCTGATTAAATTCTATCCCAAATATTTTTAAAACCTCTTGAGCAATAGCCTTGTTGTATTTTTGATATGAACTTTCAGGAACATAATCTGGGCAGTAAACAATTTCATTATTTGTAAACTTCTTTAAGAGAATATCATACTTTTGGTTGTTTGTTGAGGTAAATATTTTTGAATTTGCTTTTACGATTTTAATCTTATTAGCAATAATGCTTTCAATATTTTTACCCAAAATTTCTTCATGGTCAAAACCAATTGATGTTAAACAAACTGCAATTTGGTTTGCAAAGCAATCTGTGCTGTCAAGCACTCCGCCAATCCCTGCTTCAACAATTGCAATTTTGATATTGCATCTATTAAAATAGACAATAGCTAAAAAAGTTCAAATTTCAAAAAAAGTTAATTCATATTCTTTAATTAATTCTTGATATTCTTCCATTAAACCCACTAAATCAGCATCACTAATCATTGTACCATTAACTTGAATGCGTTCATTTTGATATAAAAATGCTGGGGAGAAAAAGAACCCCACCTTAAATTGATGTTCAACTAAATTTTGATAAATAAAAGTGGCTGTTGAACCCTTTCCATTGGTACCAACAACATTTATCACTTGAAAATTATTTTGTGGGTCATTAAGTTTTGCTAACAATTTTTTAAGATTATAATTTTTTTTAAACAAAACAGAAGATGGAATGAAATTATCTTTTACACTAATCATTTAAAATTGCTCTCAAATATTTTGCTGTAAAGCTAGTTTGACTTGTAGCAACTTGTTCAGGTGTACCTGTAGCCATAATTTGGCCTCCACCCATTCCACCTTCTGGACCTAAATCAATTAAATAATCTGAAACCTTAATGAAATCAAGGTTGTGTTCAATCGTTAGAACTGTATTACCCTGATCTACTAAAATATTTAATACTTCAATTAAACGTTTTACATCATCAACATGTAAACCAGTTGTTGGCTCATCAAGTAAAAATAAAGTTTTACCAGTTGATCTTTTCAGCAAGAAGGTTGACAGTTTTACCCTTTGGGCTTCTCCACCTGATAAAGTGGTGGCATTTTGCCCCAACTTAATATAACCTAAACCTACTGAAATGATTGTGTCTAACTTTTCTTTTATTTTAGGTACATTTTCAAAGAATTGACCTGCTTCATCAACTGTCATATTTAAAACATCTCAAATGTTTTTTGATTTAAATTTAACTTGCAAAGTTTCATCATTGTAACGTTTACCTTCACAAACTTCACAAACCACTTCAACAAATCCCAAGAATTGCATGTCAACTCTAACTAATCCATCTCCTTGACAGGCATCACAACGACCTCCAGTAACATTAAAACTAAATCTCCCTTTTTTATAACCACGAATTTTAGCTTCAGTGGTTTCAGCAAATAGATCTCTTATGTCATCAAAAACTGATGTGTAAGTTGCAGGATTTGATCGTGGAGTTTTCCCAATGGGGTCTTGAGAAATATAAATAATTTTATCAATATTTTCATAACCTTTAATTTTTTTAAATTTTCCAGGTTTAATTAACTCACCATTAATTAATTTTCTCAAACCTTTGTAAACTATTTCTTCAACCAAAGTTGACTTACCACTACCACTAACTCCTGTAATTGTCACAAATTTACCTAAAGGAATTGTGACATCAATGTTTTTTAAATTATTTTCTGCAGCTCCAACAATTTCAAGCTTTAAACCATTACCTCCACGTCTCTTTTTAGGAACAGGAATTTGTAATTTTTTTGAAAGGTATTGTCCAGTTAGTGAGTTTGGAGCTGCACAAATTTGGTCAAAGTTCCCTTGTGCCACTATTTCTCCACCATTTAATCCAGCTCCTGGACCAATATCCACAATTCAATCTGCTTCTTTCATAGTATCTTCATCATGCTCAACCACAATTAAGGTATTACCTAAATCTCTTAGTTTTTTTAAAGTATGAATTAACTTATCATTATCTCTTTGGTGTAAACCAATTGATGGTTCATCAAGTACATAAAGTACTCCTGATAATTTTGAACCAAGTTGTTTGGCAAGACGGATTCTTTGAGCTTCCCCACCTGATAAAGTGGTGGCACTTCTTGATAAAGTTAAATAATTTAAACCAACTTCATTTAAAAAACTAATTCTTGAAAGTAATTGGTTTAAAACAAGGGCGGCAATCTTTGTTTGTTGCTCAGTTAATTGTAAAGATAACAAAAATTGTAAATTTTCTTCAATAGTCATCTCAACAAACTCTGCAATATTTTTATCATTTATTTTGACACAAAGAGCTGTTTCATTTAAACGACGACCTTGACAAGTTTTACAAACTTTTGAAGCCATATATTTACCATAATATTTACGAGCTTCTTCAGATTTAGTTTCAACAAAACGTCGCTCAATAATGCTGCCAACTCCTTCAAGATAGTCACTTGAACGAATTGTATTTCCCCCAGAAGTTTCAATTTTTACCTCAATTTTCTCATCACTACCTCATAACAACATGTCAATTTGATGATCATTTAAATCACTTAGAGGTTTACTTAAATCAATTCTGTAATAGTTACATAAAATTTCAAATTTTTGTCATTCAATGTTTTGAGTATCTACTAAATTTTTATAATATATTACTCCACCTTGACGAATTGAAAGATTTAAGTCTGGAATAATTAAGCTTGGATCTGCTTCTAAATTAACTCCAAGTCCTGAACATATTTCACAAGCTCCTGATTTCTTATTAAACGAAAATAAGTTTGGTTCTAAGTTTGGAATTATAAAACCACATTTACTACATGAATATTTAGTTGAATATAGTTTTGATGCTGCATCATTATTTGGATAAAAAACCAAAATTAACCCATTTGAGTAGGTTAATCCAACTTCAATAGCTGAATAAATTCTTGATTGCAGTTCTTCATCTTCTGCTTTGTAAACTAGACGGTCAACTACAATTTCAATGTTGTGGCGTTTATTTTGTTCTAAATCAATATCTTCTTCAAGACTTCGCAATTGTCCATCAATTTGAACTCTAATAAAACCTTCTTTTTTTAATTTGATAAATAAATCTTTAAAAGTTCCTTTTTTATCTCGCACAACTGGTGCTAAAATATAAATTTGTTCATCTTCAGGGGTTTCTCTTTTAATTGCATTAATAATTTCTTTTAGTGAAGAACTAGTAATGGCACCATGCCCATTTATACAAAATGGAGTCCCGACATTTGCATACATTAAACGTAAGTGATCGTGAATTTCTGTAGTGGTTCCCACAGTTGATCTAGGGTTATGACTTGTGGTTTTTTGATCAATTGAAATTGCTGGACTTAATCCTTCAATATCATCAACATCTGGTTTTTCTACTGATTTTAAAAATTGACGTGAAAATGAAGAAAGTGATTCAATGTATCTTCTTTCTCCTTCAGCATAAATTGTATTAAAAGCCAGTGATGATTTCCCACTACCTGATAGTCCAGTGAAAACTATCAATTTATTTTTTGGCAGCTCAATATCAACATTTTTTAGATTGTGTTCTCTTGCACCTTTTACTATAATTTTGTCTAAAATCATTTTATATTCCCCCTTATTCAGCTGAAACTTCAATAATTAAATCACGCAATTCTGCAGCTTTTTCATAATTTTGTTCTTTAGCAGCAGTTAACATTTCAACTCTTAATTCTTCTATTAATTTTTCCTTTTCTGTTAACTTAATTTTTTTCTTACCTTTTGCTAATTCTGCAACTTTGTTTTTTAAAGTTGCATTTAAACCAAAGTCACTAATTTTTTTAATAATAGTTTTTGGTGTAATGTTATTTGTAACATTATAAGCTTCTTGTTTGCTACGACGACGATTAGTTTCTTCAATTGCTTCTTCCATAGCTTTTGAAATTGTATCTGCAAAAAAGATAACTCTTCCTTCAGCATTACGAGCTGCTCGACCAACTGTTTGAATTAAACTACGAGCATTTCTCAAGAAACCTTGTTTATCTGCTTCTAAAATACAAACTAAACTTACTTCTGGAATATCAATTCCCTCTCTTAATAAGTTTACCCCAACAATGACATCATATACTCCTCTTCTTAAATCCAACAGAATTTGGTTTCTTTCTAAGGTTTTTAATTCTGAATGTAAATAGGCCACTTTAATATTTCTTTCTTGTAAAAAACTTGTAATATCTTCAGATTGTTTGATTGTAATTGCAGTAATAAAAACTTTTTGACTCTTTTTAACAATTTGGTGGATATTTTCAATGATGACTTCCATCTGATTGTGTGTTGGTAAGATATCAATAACTGGGTCTAGTAGCCCAGTTGGTCGAATAATTTGTTCAGCTACTTCATGGTTTGTTAGTTCTAGTTCATAGTCACCTGGTGTGGCTGATGTGTAAATTACTTGATCTAAGCGATTGCTAAATTCTTCAAAATTTAGCGGACGATTGTCAAGGGCACTTGGTAGTCGAAAGCCATGTTTTACTAAAGTTTCTTTACGACTAAGATCTGTATTATACATTCCTCGAACCTGAGGAATCATCATGTGTGATTCATCAATAATGGTTAAAAAATCCTTACCAAAAAAATCCAATAAACTATATGGTGCTACTCCTGGTGCTCGAAAGTCTAAATGAGCTGAGTAGTTTTCAATCCCAGCACAAATTCCAAATTCTGATAAAGTCTCCATATCATAGCGGGTTCTTTTTTCTAAACGATCAGCTTCAATCATTTTACCTTCATCTAATAGTTCTTTAACTCTGAGGTCAAGCTCAACTTCAATATTTTTAACAACCTTTTTAATTAAATCCATGTCTGTTACATATGCTGAAGCTGGAAAGATTGTAAATAATCTTAGTTTTTCTTTAACTGTGTTATTTAAAACATCCACAATATCTAGGGCTTCGATTTCATCACCAAACATTGAAATACGCAAATTATATTCATCAGTTCAACTTGGTGAAATTTTAATTACATCACCCTTAGTGGCAAAAGTCCCCATTTCTGTGGCTGTATCATTTCTTGTATAACCAGTTTGCACTAAAAAAGACAATAGTTCTTTTTTAGAGATTTTTTGTCCAACATTAAGTTCAAAAAAGATTTGACTGTATTCATCTGGGTTTCGAGTAGCATAAATTGCAGCTACTGAAGCCACTACAATAACATCATTTCTAGTAGTTAAAGCATTTAAGGCACTTAACCTCATCATGTCTAAGTCACGGTTGATACGGGCATCTTTATCAATGTATAAGTCTCGGGCCGGTAAATAAGCTTCAGGCTGAAAAAAGTCAAAGTTAGAAACATAGTATTCAACCCTATTATTTGGGAAAAGTTCTTTTAACTCAATGTACAATTGCATTGCCAAAGTTTTATTATGTGCTAAAACCAAAGTTGGTTTATTAATACTTTTAACAATATTTGCCATTGTAAAAGTTTTACCAGTACCTGTAGCACCAAGTAAAACTTGGTGCTTTACTCCAGCAGTTAATCCTTGTAAAAGTTTAACAATTGCTTGAGGTTGATCACCACTTGGAGTAAAATTACTAACAAGTTCAAATTCTTTATATTCTTTCATTAAATTCACCTCCAAAAAAACTAGAATCATTCAAACACTTACATTGTCTAATATTAGTGTTAAAAAAGCAACATATTTTAAGTAAATGTTACTTGAAATAAATCTTAATTAATTATATCTCTTTTGCTTGGATTAAATTGGAAATCTATGAATTAAAAATATTTTTTCAGTTTTTTTGTTTTAACAATAACAGTGTTGTCAGCCAAGAAAACCAAAGTTCAATAGAAATTAATGGTTTTTTTATATATAATATGAGTAATACTAGATTTGTATTACTAAACGTTTGAAAATTAAAATTTGTTCTAGGAGGAGATAGCATGAACAAATTATTAACTTTTTTAGGAATTATCAGTTTAACTACTAGCTTTAGTGCTAGCGTTTTAGCGTGCTCGCCAAAAAGCACAAATAAGGAATCAGACAATACAAGTTTAAATCAATTAATCACAGAATTTAATGCAGCTGTTTCTAAAATAGTTTCTGATCACATAATTGAAAAAGCTAAAAGATTCAATATTGAGACTGAAGCTACTGGTATTTTCTCAATTAATGGACTTGAGAAATACGGAAAGACAGTTATTGATGGTGTAGAAAAGGCACCAAGTACTGCACTTGGTCCAGCAGAAATTAAAAAAATTGTTGATAAATTTATCCTACTTTTAGATACACAAACATTAGAAAAAGAAATTGAGAACTTAGCCAAAGGTTTAAACCAGTTTGACATTCTTATAAATAATGGTGTTATTGTTAAAGACATTGGTTTTGATACAAGCTCGATTGAAATTAATTACACAAGATCTACTGAAGTCACTATTGATGCATTGTTTATGGCAGATATTAAAACAAAGCTTTTAGTATCATACCAGTATATTGGTTTTAAAAATGAACTAATTGGAAAAACCCTTTCTTCAAATTTAAGTCTGGTTTTAACTAATAATTCAGGAGTAAAAGAAGAACTTGATCAAGTTTATACAGACCTTGAAAATGCTTATCTTTTAGGAAATGAATTAAGTTGATGAACAGATAAAACCTTAAATTATGCTGTTGCTGATAGAAGTAAAATATTTGAAATGTATAATGACAACATTAGAATTGGTAAGCTTAACACTTATTATAAAGATAAAAATTTTGAAACCTTATTAAACAATAGTATCCAAGTTGAGGGTGAGTGATTAACAAATACAAAGTTTCTTTTAGAAAATGTTGAAATTTTAAATGAACAGATTGATGCAAAAGTTGGTGCTGATACAAGAGAAGTTAGAACCTATGAAAAAGGAGCAAGTGGAGTTGATTCACTGCACAAACCATTATTTTCAAAATTTGAAGAAAACGATTCTGAAATCAGTTTTGTAAATAGTGGTAAACAAAAAAATAATAAAGAAATCTACAACTTACTAAATAATAATGACACTAAAGCTAGCATTCAAAATTACCAAAATACATTAAAAAATGATTTAAACAAGCAAAGTAAAGCAGTTAGTTCATTAAATGAACTGTTTGAAAGAGATAACTTTATGAATGGTTCAGTGGTTTTACAAAAGATCAAATTAGAAATTAACAAAGACTACTCAATAGATTTAAATCCTGTTACTATGAAATGAATCCTTGCAGTATCAGGTGAAAAGTGGGATAAAAATAAAAGTCTTAATCAAACTCAACTTGGTGATGCAATGTACTTCAATACAGCTATGGGAATTAAATCCTATCTAGATGTTTTGGGTGTAAAACCCTCAACCAAGTCAATTGAAAGTGCAGAACTGGGTAATCCAAAAGTCTTTTTAACAGCAACTGGAGGCAGTGGTTCGGGTAATAATATTTGAACAGACTTAAATGGATGAGTCATTCACTTATCAATAAGAAATTCTTATATCGAACTTCACAATATTCTTTCATTGAAAACTGATAAATTATCAGATAAAAGACAATTGCTACTGACTCAAGGCTATCAAGGTGTTTTTGAACTACTAATTTGGGGTGTGGATAAAGATGGTCAAGTTACTTTTAATACAAATTTCTTTAACTACACAATTACTGGTAAAAATGAAGGCAATCAATTAACTGTTGGAAACACTTCAGGAGATCCTCTAAAAGTTGCTTTCAATTTGAGACTAAACTTTATTGATGTGACTTTTATTCTAGATTATTCCAACTCATCACCTGGACAGAAATTGAGAAATCAACTTCTTATGACAGATAATTAGAATTCAACACTAAGATAAATACACTAAACCCACCAATTGGTGGGTTTTTAAATAAATCATAGGGTTGATATAAAGTCAAATATATTTTTTATTATATGATGTGAAAATCTTAAAATTTTTATTTTTTAAATAGTTTTTTTATTATAATAATTATGAATTATTAAATGAGTAATTCACATGAAAGAAGGTAAAATCTTAGAATTTTTTAACAATCCTAACAATATAATGCCAAAGTATTTTTGTATTTAGATTCATAATTATGAATTAAAAATCAACTAATACTGAAAATACTTTAATTGTATTGGGTATCAATAATGCATGGGAAAAATAATATGTTTAAAAAATTATTAAGTATAGTTGGAATTGGTGCAGTAACTGCATCTGCCACTACCCCATTCATTTCACAAACCAAGAGTTGTGAAAGTGAATTTATCAAACAAAAAAATAGATCAGATTTGACTAGAAATTTTGTTCCTGCAAAATTTAAAGAAATGGTTTTTGATTACAAAAAGCTATCAATAAATAATAAAAAATAATTGCTACAGATCTTGATATCATAGACACAATGACTATTGAAGCTGCAAAAATTGCTTAAGCAACATTTATATATGATTATAGAAATGAAATTTTAAATTCTAGACTACCAATTACAAAATACTTTAATGAAATAATGAATAATGCATTAGCTCTAGTTTCTGTACTTGCATCATCTAGTGGTGGAAAAGTAGTAGTTCCTAATTTAGAATTTACTGAAATTATTGAAAAAGAAGTTTCGAAGTAATTTGGAGTTAGTAAAGGAAATTCAGGAACTACCTATAATGGAATTTCAAAAATAATTAGAGAATTAACTAATTTCCATTGTTGGGGTTATTTTAAATAATTCAACAACACAACATCAATTAGTTACCTAAGCATTTATAAGGAGGATTAATAATGAGAAAAATTTTAAATGTATTTGGAGGGTTGGGAATACTTGCACTAACCACCAACAGTGTTGTTTCATGCAACTTATTTGAACTTGAAGCAACACCTAGTGAAAATAAAGATGACAGAGAAGAAAGACCTTGATGGTTTCCAGAAAAAGTGACAAATCAACATGGACTTGAGCAATCAGTTGATGATAATTCAATAGATCTATGAAAAAATTATTACAATTATTACTCAATGGTTAGCTCAACTCTGGAGTCATATTTTGATTATATACTTGATTGATCAGATCGCAGACTCATTTATCTTGAAAACTACAATGACTTTTG includes these proteins:
- a CDS encoding folate family ECF transporter S component, which translates into the protein MIYLITNIVAAILIVCVFVIALAMEDFTFKKITIRHITVISLFAAVSVILTNLISYSIPIFGNIRLALGDWIIFLLGMIFGPLCGVISAISIDAMGNFIPNAFGFHAGYMLNKVILGFFGALVFFSNSKNRVFLKILVLYALPFTFQSLLFNQIWMMSYVGNAAWLDLIVKLIKLPIALPIYVTLTYSAYKAVLPLLKMWPEEMVWCLTTKRKNHFQDVQSI
- a CDS encoding bifunctional folylpolyglutamate synthase/dihydrofolate synthase, with translation MISVKDNFIPSSVLFKKNYNLKKLLAKLNDPQNNFQVINVVGTNGKGSTATFIYQNLVEHQFKVGFFFSPAFLYQNERIQVNGTMISDADLVGLMEEYQELIKEYELTFFEIWTFLAIVYFNRCNIKIAIVEAGIGGVLDSTDCFANQIAVCLTSIGFDHEEILGKNIESIIANKIKIVKANSKIFTSTNNQKYDILLKKFTNNEIVYCPDYVPESSYQKYNKAIAQEVLKIFGIEFNQQTKPPLGRMTQLRSNPAFIIDGCHNLNGAQELINSLPNIHDFTILFASSTGKEQSEMVKLLKNSCKDFFVTTFTHPKAWDLSLVNEVNKVENWEEFLQENFKKNLLICGSLYFVPLVYEWFGGKK
- the uvrA gene encoding excinuclease ABC subunit UvrA, which gives rise to MILDKIIVKGAREHNLKNVDIELPKNKLIVFTGLSGSGKSSLAFNTIYAEGERRYIESLSSFSRQFLKSVEKPDVDDIEGLSPAISIDQKTTSHNPRSTVGTTTEIHDHLRLMYANVGTPFCINGHGAITSSSLKEIINAIKRETPEDEQIYILAPVVRDKKGTFKDLFIKLKKEGFIRVQIDGQLRSLEEDIDLEQNKRHNIEIVVDRLVYKAEDEELQSRIYSAIEVGLTYSNGLILVFYPNNDAASKLYSTKYSCSKCGFIIPNLEPNLFSFNKKSGACEICSGLGVNLEADPSLIIPDLNLSIRQGGVIYYKNLVDTQNIEWQKFEILCNYYRIDLSKPLSDLNDHQIDMLLWGSDEKIEVKIETSGGNTIRSSDYLEGVGSIIERRFVETKSEEARKYYGKYMASKVCKTCQGRRLNETALCVKINDKNIAEFVEMTIEENLQFLLSLQLTEQQTKIAALVLNQLLSRISFLNEVGLNYLTLSRSATTLSGGEAQRIRLAKQLGSKLSGVLYVLDEPSIGLHQRDNDKLIHTLKKLRDLGNTLIVVEHDEDTMKEADWIVDIGPGAGLNGGEIVAQGNFDQICAAPNSLTGQYLSKKLQIPVPKKRRGGNGLKLEIVGAAENNLKNIDVTIPLGKFVTITGVSGSGKSTLVEEIVYKGLRKLINGELIKPGKFKKIKGYENIDKIIYISQDPIGKTPRSNPATYTSVFDDIRDLFAETTEAKIRGYKKGRFSFNVTGGRCDACQGDGLVRVDMQFLGFVEVVCEVCEGKRYNDETLQVKFKSKNIWDVLNMTVDEAGQFFENVPKIKEKLDTIISVGLGYIKLGQNATTLSGGEAQRVKLSTFLLKRSTGKTLFLLDEPTTGLHVDDVKRLIEVLNILVDQGNTVLTIEHNLDFIKVSDYLIDLGPEGGMGGGQIMATGTPEQVATSQTSFTAKYLRAILND
- the uvrB gene encoding excinuclease ABC subunit UvrB, with translation MKEYKEFELVSNFTPSGDQPQAIVKLLQGLTAGVKHQVLLGATGTGKTFTMANIVKSINKPTLVLAHNKTLAMQLYIELKELFPNNRVEYYVSNFDFFQPEAYLPARDLYIDKDARINRDLDMMRLSALNALTTRNDVIVVASVAAIYATRNPDEYSQIFFELNVGQKISKKELLSFLVQTGYTRNDTATEMGTFATKGDVIKISPSWTDEYNLRISMFGDEIEALDIVDVLNNTVKEKLRLFTIFPASAYVTDMDLIKKVVKNIEVELDLRVKELLDEGKMIEADRLEKRTRYDMETLSEFGICAGIENYSAHLDFRAPGVAPYSLLDFFGKDFLTIIDESHMMIPQVRGMYNTDLSRKETLVKHGFRLPSALDNRPLNFEEFSNRLDQVIYTSATPGDYELELTNHEVAEQIIRPTGLLDPVIDILPTHNQMEVIIENIHQIVKKSQKVFITAITIKQSEDITSFLQERNIKVAYLHSELKTLERNQILLDLRRGVYDVIVGVNLLREGIDIPEVSLVCILEADKQGFLRNARSLIQTVGRAARNAEGRVIFFADTISKAMEEAIEETNRRRSKQEAYNVTNNITPKTIIKKISDFGLNATLKNKVAELAKGKKKIKLTEKEKLIEELRVEMLTAAKEQNYEKAAELRDLIIEVSAE